The following proteins come from a genomic window of Melospiza georgiana isolate bMelGeo1 chromosome 3, bMelGeo1.pri, whole genome shotgun sequence:
- the BTBD3 gene encoding BTB/POZ domain-containing protein 3 isoform X1, which translates to MVDEKGKNMKCLTFFLMLPETVKNRSKKSSKKGNSSSSSNSKLPPVCYEIITLKTKKKKKMAADIFPRKKPANTNTTNVQQYHQQNLNNNNTIPAPNWQGLYPTIRERNAVMFNNDLMADVHFVVGPPGGTQRLPGHKYVLAVGSSVFHAMFYGELAEDKDEIRIPDVEPAAFLAMLKYIYCDEIDLAADTVLATLYAAKKYIVPHLARACVNFLETSLSAKNACVLLSQSCLFEEPDLTQRCWEVIDAQAELALKSEGFCDIDFQTLESILRRETLNAKEIVVFEAALSWAEVECQRQELTATIENKRKVLGKALYLIRIPTMALDDFANGAAQSGILTLNETNDIFLWYTAAKKPELQFVSKPRKGLVPQRCHRFQSCAYRSNQWRYRGRCDSIQFAVDKRVFIAGFGLYGSSCGSAEYSAKIELKRQGVILGQNLSKYFSDGSSNTFPVWFEYPVQIEPDTFYTASVILDGNELSYFGQEGMTEVQCGKVTVQFQCSSDSTNGTGVQGGQIPELIFYA; encoded by the exons ATGGTagatgagaaaggaaagaacaTGAAATGTCTCACCTTCTTCTTGATGCTTCCAGAGACGGTCAAGAACAGGTCTAAGAAGAGCTCTAAGAAAGGAAAtagcagcagcagtagcaaCAGCAAATTGCCTCCAGTTTGCTATGAAATCATTACCTTGAAGaccaaaaagaagaagaagatggcTGCTGATATTTTTCCCCGAAAGAAACCAGCTAATACTAATACAACTAATGTCCAGCAGTACCATCAGCAAAATCTCAATAACAACAACACTATTCCTGCACCTAATTGGCAAGGACTTTATCCAACCATCAGAGAGAG AAATGCAGTGATGTTCAACAATGACTTGATGGCAGATGTTCATTTTGTGGTCGGGCCACCAGGTGGGACCCAGCGGCTGCCAGGACACAAA TACGTCCTGGCTGTTGGGAGCTCAGTATTCCATGCAATGTTTTACGGAGAGCTCGCTGAGGACAAAGATGAAATCCGTATACCAGATGTTGagcctgctgctttccttgcaATGCTGAA GTACATCTATTGTGACGAGATCGATTTGGCAGCAGACACTGTCCTGGCCACTCTTTATGCTGCCAAGAAGTACATTGTCCCTCACCTGGCCCGTGCCTGCGTTAACTTTCTTGAGACAAGCCTGAGTGCAAAGAATGCCTGCgtgctgctctcccagagctgcttATTCGAGGAACCTGACCTGACCCAGCGCTGCTGGGAAGTCATTGATGCCCAAGCTGAGCTCGCTTTGAAGTCTGAGGGCTTCTGTGACATTGATTTCCAGACACTTGAAAGCATTCTCCGAAGGGAGACTCTGAATGCCAAAGAAATCGTCGTTTTCGAGGCggctctgagctgggctgaggTGGAGTGCCAGCGGCAGGAGCTGACGGCCACCATCGAGAACAAGCGCAAGGTGCTGGGCAAGGCTCTCTACCTGATCCGCATCCCCACCATGGCCCTGGACGACTTCGCCAACGGCGCCGCCCAGTCGGGGATCCTGACTCTGAACGAAACCAACGACATCTTCCTGTGGTACACGGCCGCCAAGAAGCCGGAGCTGCAGTTTGTCAGCAAGCCCCGCAAGGGCCTCGTCCCTCAGCGCTGCCACCGCTTCCAGTCCTGCGCTTACCGCAGCAACCAGTGGCGCTACCGGGGCCGCTGCGACAGCATCCAGTTCGCCGTCGACAAGAGAGTGTTCATTGCTGGCTTCGGGCTCTATGGCTCCAGCTGTGGCTCGGCAGAGTACAGTGCTAAGATTGAACTGAAGCGACAAGGGGTTATCCTGGGCCAGAACTTGAGTAAATACTTCTCGGATGGTTCTAGTAACACTTTTCCCGTGTGGTTTGAGTACCCGGTGCAGATTGAGCCTGACACCTTTTACACAGCGAGCGTGATTCTGGATGGTAATGAACTCAGCTACTTTGGACAAGAAGGAATGACAGAAGTTCAGTGTGGGAAGGTGACTGTTCAGTTCCAGTGCTCCTCGGACAGTACGAATGGCACAGGGGTACAGGGAGGACAAATTCCTGAACTCATATTTTATGCTTGA
- the BTBD3 gene encoding BTB/POZ domain-containing protein 3 isoform X2, with product MAADIFPRKKPANTNTTNVQQYHQQNLNNNNTIPAPNWQGLYPTIRERNAVMFNNDLMADVHFVVGPPGGTQRLPGHKYVLAVGSSVFHAMFYGELAEDKDEIRIPDVEPAAFLAMLKYIYCDEIDLAADTVLATLYAAKKYIVPHLARACVNFLETSLSAKNACVLLSQSCLFEEPDLTQRCWEVIDAQAELALKSEGFCDIDFQTLESILRRETLNAKEIVVFEAALSWAEVECQRQELTATIENKRKVLGKALYLIRIPTMALDDFANGAAQSGILTLNETNDIFLWYTAAKKPELQFVSKPRKGLVPQRCHRFQSCAYRSNQWRYRGRCDSIQFAVDKRVFIAGFGLYGSSCGSAEYSAKIELKRQGVILGQNLSKYFSDGSSNTFPVWFEYPVQIEPDTFYTASVILDGNELSYFGQEGMTEVQCGKVTVQFQCSSDSTNGTGVQGGQIPELIFYA from the exons atggcTGCTGATATTTTTCCCCGAAAGAAACCAGCTAATACTAATACAACTAATGTCCAGCAGTACCATCAGCAAAATCTCAATAACAACAACACTATTCCTGCACCTAATTGGCAAGGACTTTATCCAACCATCAGAGAGAG AAATGCAGTGATGTTCAACAATGACTTGATGGCAGATGTTCATTTTGTGGTCGGGCCACCAGGTGGGACCCAGCGGCTGCCAGGACACAAA TACGTCCTGGCTGTTGGGAGCTCAGTATTCCATGCAATGTTTTACGGAGAGCTCGCTGAGGACAAAGATGAAATCCGTATACCAGATGTTGagcctgctgctttccttgcaATGCTGAA GTACATCTATTGTGACGAGATCGATTTGGCAGCAGACACTGTCCTGGCCACTCTTTATGCTGCCAAGAAGTACATTGTCCCTCACCTGGCCCGTGCCTGCGTTAACTTTCTTGAGACAAGCCTGAGTGCAAAGAATGCCTGCgtgctgctctcccagagctgcttATTCGAGGAACCTGACCTGACCCAGCGCTGCTGGGAAGTCATTGATGCCCAAGCTGAGCTCGCTTTGAAGTCTGAGGGCTTCTGTGACATTGATTTCCAGACACTTGAAAGCATTCTCCGAAGGGAGACTCTGAATGCCAAAGAAATCGTCGTTTTCGAGGCggctctgagctgggctgaggTGGAGTGCCAGCGGCAGGAGCTGACGGCCACCATCGAGAACAAGCGCAAGGTGCTGGGCAAGGCTCTCTACCTGATCCGCATCCCCACCATGGCCCTGGACGACTTCGCCAACGGCGCCGCCCAGTCGGGGATCCTGACTCTGAACGAAACCAACGACATCTTCCTGTGGTACACGGCCGCCAAGAAGCCGGAGCTGCAGTTTGTCAGCAAGCCCCGCAAGGGCCTCGTCCCTCAGCGCTGCCACCGCTTCCAGTCCTGCGCTTACCGCAGCAACCAGTGGCGCTACCGGGGCCGCTGCGACAGCATCCAGTTCGCCGTCGACAAGAGAGTGTTCATTGCTGGCTTCGGGCTCTATGGCTCCAGCTGTGGCTCGGCAGAGTACAGTGCTAAGATTGAACTGAAGCGACAAGGGGTTATCCTGGGCCAGAACTTGAGTAAATACTTCTCGGATGGTTCTAGTAACACTTTTCCCGTGTGGTTTGAGTACCCGGTGCAGATTGAGCCTGACACCTTTTACACAGCGAGCGTGATTCTGGATGGTAATGAACTCAGCTACTTTGGACAAGAAGGAATGACAGAAGTTCAGTGTGGGAAGGTGACTGTTCAGTTCCAGTGCTCCTCGGACAGTACGAATGGCACAGGGGTACAGGGAGGACAAATTCCTGAACTCATATTTTATGCTTGA